One region of Priestia megaterium genomic DNA includes:
- the bcd gene encoding branched-chain amino acid dehydrogenase: protein MKIFDYMETYDYEQLLFCQDKDSGLKAIIAIHDTTIGPALGGTRMWTYESEEAAIEDALRLSRGMTYKNAAAGLNLGGGKTVIIGDPRKDKNEAMFRAFGRFIQGLNGRYITAEDVGTTVEDMDIVYEETDYVTGVSPAFGSSGNPSPVTAYGVYRGIKAAAKEAFGTDMLEGKVVAVQGVGNVAYNLCRHLHEEGAKLIVTDINKEAVQRAVEEFGAQAVDPNDIYGVECDIYAPCALGATINDETIPQIKAKVIAGAANNQLKETRHGDLIHELGIVYAPDYVINAGGVINVADELVGYNRERALKKVEGIYDNIEKVVEISKRDGIPTYLAADRLAEERIEKLRRSRSQFLQNGQHILSRRHTR from the coding sequence ATGAAAATTTTTGACTATATGGAAACATACGATTATGAGCAGTTATTATTTTGCCAAGATAAAGATTCAGGCTTAAAAGCCATTATTGCGATTCATGATACAACAATTGGACCAGCTCTAGGCGGTACGAGAATGTGGACATATGAATCAGAAGAGGCTGCAATTGAAGATGCGCTTCGTTTATCACGCGGAATGACTTATAAAAATGCAGCAGCAGGCTTGAATTTAGGAGGAGGAAAAACGGTTATTATCGGAGATCCTCGCAAAGACAAAAATGAAGCGATGTTCCGTGCATTTGGCCGCTTTATTCAAGGGTTAAATGGTCGATATATTACAGCAGAAGATGTGGGCACAACGGTAGAGGATATGGATATTGTATATGAGGAAACGGATTATGTAACGGGTGTATCTCCTGCCTTCGGTTCATCAGGCAATCCATCACCAGTCACAGCCTACGGCGTATACCGAGGAATTAAAGCAGCAGCAAAAGAAGCATTTGGAACAGATATGCTTGAAGGAAAAGTAGTAGCTGTCCAAGGTGTAGGAAACGTAGCATATAATTTATGCCGCCACCTTCACGAAGAAGGGGCAAAACTTATTGTAACGGATATTAATAAAGAAGCTGTTCAGCGTGCGGTAGAAGAATTTGGTGCGCAAGCAGTAGACCCAAATGATATTTATGGTGTAGAATGTGATATCTATGCTCCTTGTGCACTCGGAGCAACGATTAACGATGAAACGATCCCTCAAATAAAAGCAAAAGTTATTGCAGGGGCAGCTAATAATCAATTGAAAGAAACGCGTCATGGTGATTTAATTCATGAATTAGGCATTGTATATGCACCGGACTATGTTATTAATGCAGGAGGCGTTATTAACGTAGCTGATGAGCTAGTTGGATATAACCGTGAGCGTGCGCTGAAAAAAGTTGAAGGTATTTATGATAATATTGAAAAGGTAGTTGAAATCTCAAAGCGAGATGGCATTCCAACCTATCTAGCAGCAGATCGCTTAGCTGAAGAAAGAATTGAAAAGCTGCGTCGTTCACGCAGTCAATTTTTACAAAATGGACAGCATATTTTAAGTAGACGTCATACGCGCTAA
- a CDS encoding peptide MFS transporter: MQAAVQHENQQQNESRKKHPPGLYLLFATEAWERFSYYGMRAILVLYLTATAAQGGLGVDKATALSLYGTFTSAVYITPMIGGYLTDRFLGRRLAITIGGVIMALGNFSIFIHQSVAALYIGLALLIIGNGFFKPNISTLVGDLYAENDPRRDGAFTIFYMGINFGAFFAPLVVGLMSYKYGFLTAAIGMVVGQILFNLLANRYLGDIGKEPTGKVHAAASQTSTAPLTAREKKRTVAIVILAFVVIAFWTAFEQAGSSLTLYAQDQIDRQIGSFTVPTEWFQSLNPLFIMILAPIMSLVWYKLGNSKRGDFKTPTKMGMGLVTVGLGFLILIPAVMYTGNDPALKVNILFMIFTYFLHTLAELMISPVGLSMVSRLAPLKLASLLMGVWMASSAVANKLAGVLASYTQSLGYFDIFSLIGAVTIVLGIIVLFLSKSIAKLMD; the protein is encoded by the coding sequence ATGCAAGCAGCTGTACAACACGAAAATCAGCAGCAAAATGAGTCTAGGAAAAAACACCCTCCTGGACTGTACTTATTATTCGCGACTGAGGCATGGGAAAGATTTAGTTATTATGGAATGAGAGCCATTCTGGTTCTTTATTTAACTGCTACCGCTGCTCAAGGTGGACTCGGGGTAGATAAAGCAACTGCACTGAGCTTATATGGAACATTCACTAGTGCTGTTTACATTACGCCGATGATTGGCGGATATTTAACAGACCGCTTCCTCGGAAGAAGGCTAGCCATCACAATCGGTGGTGTGATTATGGCACTCGGGAATTTTTCCATCTTCATTCATCAAAGCGTAGCCGCTTTGTATATCGGACTTGCTTTATTAATTATCGGAAACGGATTTTTCAAACCAAATATCTCCACATTGGTCGGAGATCTTTATGCAGAAAATGATCCTCGCCGTGACGGTGCTTTTACCATTTTTTATATGGGTATTAACTTTGGTGCATTTTTCGCCCCATTAGTTGTTGGATTAATGAGTTATAAATACGGATTTTTAACAGCAGCTATCGGAATGGTTGTTGGACAAATTTTATTTAACCTACTGGCTAATCGCTATTTAGGTGATATTGGGAAAGAGCCTACAGGAAAAGTTCATGCAGCAGCATCTCAAACATCAACTGCTCCGCTGACAGCACGAGAAAAGAAAAGAACGGTTGCTATCGTTATTCTAGCTTTCGTTGTTATTGCTTTCTGGACAGCTTTTGAACAGGCTGGAAGTTCTTTAACGCTATATGCTCAAGATCAAATTGATCGTCAAATCGGTAGTTTTACGGTTCCAACAGAGTGGTTCCAATCATTGAATCCACTGTTTATCATGATTTTAGCACCAATTATGTCACTTGTTTGGTACAAGCTAGGAAATTCAAAACGCGGTGATTTTAAAACACCAACAAAAATGGGTATGGGACTTGTAACAGTCGGATTAGGATTCTTAATTTTAATTCCAGCCGTTATGTATACTGGTAATGACCCAGCTTTAAAAGTAAATATCCTATTTATGATTTTCACTTACTTCCTGCACACGCTAGCTGAGCTTATGATTTCGCCAGTAGGGTTGTCTATGGTAAGTAGACTGGCTCCATTAAAGCTTGCTTCTCTTTTAATGGGCGTATGGATGGCAAGCTCTGCTGTTGCTAATAAGCTAGCGGGTGTTCTTGCATCTTATACACAGTCGTTAGGTTATTTCGACATCTTCAGCTTAATCGGAGCTGTAACAATTGTACTTGGAATTATTGTTTTGTTCCTTTCAAAATCGATTGCTAAATTAATGGATTAA
- the buk gene encoding butyrate kinase, giving the protein MHEYRMLIINPGSTSTKIGVFHNDKPIFDRTIRYDSQQMNQFETIYAQYEFRKNSILEALDEEGINLSKLSAVCGRGGLLRPIEGGTYEVNQAMLKDLKDGYAGHHASNLGGILAFEIASGLNIPAYIVDPVVVDELSDIARISGTPFMERKSIFHALNQKSVARKVAKEMNSTYEQMNVIVTHMGGGITVGVHKCGKVIDVNNGLHGDGPFSPERAGGVPVGELVRLCFSGQYYREEIMKMLVGKGGLVGYLGTSDVQKVEALVKNGNEKAKLIYEAMAYQISKEIGAASTVLHGKVDAIILTGGIAYSKAFVELIINHVKWIADVIVYPGENELQALAEGALRVLTGEEEVKEYKGA; this is encoded by the coding sequence ATGCACGAATATCGAATGCTGATAATAAATCCGGGTTCAACGTCCACAAAAATTGGCGTGTTTCACAACGATAAACCAATTTTTGATCGAACAATCCGCTACGATTCACAGCAAATGAATCAGTTTGAGACGATATATGCACAGTATGAGTTCCGTAAAAACTCGATTTTAGAGGCACTTGATGAAGAAGGGATTAATTTATCTAAATTAAGTGCAGTATGTGGAAGAGGAGGGCTTTTACGCCCGATTGAAGGCGGCACATACGAAGTAAATCAAGCCATGCTCAAAGATTTAAAAGACGGTTATGCCGGCCATCATGCTTCAAATTTAGGCGGGATTTTAGCGTTTGAGATTGCGTCTGGATTAAATATTCCAGCATACATTGTTGATCCAGTGGTGGTAGATGAGCTAAGTGACATCGCTCGTATCTCAGGAACTCCTTTTATGGAAAGGAAAAGCATCTTTCATGCGCTGAATCAAAAATCGGTGGCTCGAAAAGTGGCCAAAGAAATGAATAGCACATACGAACAAATGAACGTTATTGTTACCCATATGGGCGGGGGCATTACGGTTGGAGTTCACAAGTGCGGAAAAGTAATTGATGTGAACAATGGCCTGCACGGCGACGGTCCTTTTAGTCCAGAGCGCGCTGGCGGTGTACCGGTTGGTGAATTAGTTCGTCTTTGCTTTTCAGGTCAGTATTACCGCGAGGAGATTATGAAAATGCTTGTAGGAAAAGGCGGACTTGTCGGTTATTTGGGCACATCTGACGTGCAGAAAGTCGAAGCGCTAGTGAAAAATGGAAACGAAAAAGCTAAGCTTATCTACGAAGCAATGGCTTATCAAATTTCGAAGGAAATTGGAGCTGCCAGTACGGTATTGCATGGAAAAGTAGATGCCATTATTCTAACGGGAGGCATTGCTTATTCAAAAGCGTTTGTTGAGCTGATTATTAATCATGTAAAGTGGATTGCAGATGTCATTGTTTATCCTGGAGAAAATGAGCTTCAAGCGCTAGCTGAAGGGGCTCTCCGAGTGCTTACAGGTGAAGAAGAAGTAAAGGAATATAAAGGCGCTTAA
- the spoIVB gene encoding SpoIVB peptidase: MQNRYRHIIGAILLVSFIFVGFIPVVQQYIHIPKQIVLFEQQKEKINTTLPLSVEASSPVYDVTSNKAKLTVAGKQVGKEELMLHLAGIPVKRVDVQVLSDFKVIPGGQSIGVKLNSKGVLVVGYHQVDTAKGKKSPGEIAGIQVGDMITKINGKTIEKMSDITPFIQQAGKTGEPLNLHILREKKQFDTKLYPLKDKQDYAYRIGLYIRDSAAGIGTMTFYDPKSKKYGALGHVISDMDTKKPIVVEDGQIVRSTVTSIEKGSNGVPGEKLARFSEDRQIIGNITRNSPFGIFGKLSSTMENGIMDKAMPIALSHQVKEGPAKILTVVDDDQVEEFDIEIMSTIPQKFPATKGMVIKITDPKLLKKTGGIVQGMSGSPIIQNGKVVGAVTHVFVNDPTSGYGVHIEWMLNEAGIDIYKNNRKKAS; encoded by the coding sequence ATGCAAAATCGATACAGACATATAATTGGTGCGATTCTCCTTGTTTCGTTCATTTTTGTAGGATTTATTCCAGTTGTGCAACAATATATACACATTCCAAAACAAATCGTCTTATTTGAACAGCAAAAAGAAAAAATTAATACGACATTACCGCTTAGCGTAGAAGCTTCATCACCTGTTTACGATGTAACAAGTAACAAGGCGAAGCTGACCGTAGCAGGCAAACAGGTAGGCAAAGAAGAGTTGATGCTTCATTTGGCCGGTATTCCTGTAAAGCGTGTAGACGTGCAGGTATTATCTGATTTTAAAGTCATTCCTGGTGGACAATCAATCGGTGTGAAATTAAATTCAAAAGGTGTTCTTGTTGTAGGCTATCATCAGGTAGATACAGCAAAAGGTAAAAAATCTCCTGGCGAAATTGCGGGTATTCAAGTTGGAGATATGATTACGAAGATTAATGGTAAAACCATTGAAAAAATGAGTGATATTACACCGTTTATTCAGCAGGCAGGGAAAACGGGTGAACCATTAAATCTGCATATTTTAAGAGAAAAAAAGCAGTTTGACACGAAGCTGTATCCGTTAAAAGATAAGCAAGATTATGCGTACAGAATCGGTTTATACATCCGTGATTCAGCTGCAGGAATTGGCACAATGACTTTTTATGATCCAAAATCTAAAAAATACGGCGCTTTAGGCCATGTTATTTCGGATATGGATACAAAAAAGCCAATCGTAGTAGAAGATGGACAAATTGTCCGTTCGACCGTTACATCAATTGAGAAAGGTTCGAACGGCGTTCCCGGCGAAAAGCTAGCGAGGTTTTCTGAAGATAGACAAATCATTGGAAATATTACACGAAATAGTCCTTTCGGTATTTTTGGAAAATTGTCTTCAACGATGGAAAACGGAATAATGGATAAAGCAATGCCAATTGCTCTATCTCATCAAGTAAAAGAAGGACCGGCTAAAATTCTAACGGTAGTAGATGATGATCAAGTGGAAGAATTTGATATTGAAATTATGAGTACTATACCTCAAAAGTTTCCGGCTACTAAAGGAATGGTTATTAAAATTACAGATCCTAAATTGTTAAAGAAAACAGGTGGAATTGTTCAAGGAATGAGCGGGAGTCCGATTATTCAAAACGGTAAAGTCGTTGGAGCGGTTACCCATGTTTTTGTAAATGATCCTACCTCCGGTTACGGTGTCCATATTGAATGGATGCTTAACGAAGCAGGAATCGATATTTATAAAAATAATCGAAAAAAAGCGAGCTAA
- a CDS encoding DUF2627 domain-containing protein translates to MVRIIALLILLIPGILAGYGIKLMRDMIFGILQSPFPSLFLQFSVGLLLFLVGLGFVAGFILHRDRKRNKVQNRFQKDKKTSH, encoded by the coding sequence ATGGTTCGAATTATCGCACTGCTAATCTTACTTATTCCTGGTATACTCGCTGGATATGGCATTAAACTTATGAGAGATATGATTTTTGGCATCCTGCAATCCCCGTTCCCTTCTTTATTTTTGCAATTTTCAGTCGGTCTTCTATTATTTTTAGTCGGTCTTGGATTTGTTGCTGGCTTTATTCTTCACAGAGACCGCAAGCGAAACAAAGTTCAAAACAGATTTCAAAAAGATAAAAAAACATCGCATTAA
- a CDS encoding YycC family protein → MRPLQISPDTAVKLAEQLNIPLEQLMHMPQHILLQKLAELNASEDKKGSE, encoded by the coding sequence ATGAGACCACTGCAAATTTCACCGGATACAGCCGTAAAATTAGCAGAACAATTAAATATCCCTCTCGAGCAATTAATGCATATGCCTCAGCATATTTTGCTACAGAAACTTGCTGAATTAAATGCGAGCGAAGATAAAAAAGGATCTGAATAA
- the yqiS gene encoding phosphate butyryltransferase, protein MTLATILSRVAKQSSLTVAVAAAEDLETIEAVYEAVSREVSEFILFGNETTINELFRQYRPSLLTHKAVTVVHTESVLEAAQLAVRSVQQGQAHIVMKGNLSTSLILKAVLNKEHGLRTGNVLSHVAVFDVPHYDRPILVTDAAMNITPSLEEKVQIIQNAVNVAHSIGIEVPKVAPVAAVEVVNPLMPATVEAALLTQMNRRGQIKGCVIDGPLALDNAINIEAAKQKGIQSEVAGQADILLVPAIETGNVLYKSLIYFAKAKVGAILAGAKAPVVLTSRADSSESKLYSLALAISVAQQNS, encoded by the coding sequence ATGACTCTTGCTACCATCTTATCTCGGGTTGCTAAGCAGTCTTCTTTGACTGTTGCTGTTGCTGCAGCTGAAGACTTAGAAACAATTGAGGCAGTGTATGAAGCTGTGTCAAGGGAAGTTTCTGAATTTATTTTGTTTGGCAACGAAACAACAATTAATGAATTATTCAGGCAGTACCGCCCATCCTTACTCACTCATAAGGCTGTGACGGTCGTACATACGGAGTCCGTTTTAGAAGCGGCTCAATTGGCTGTGCGTTCAGTTCAGCAAGGTCAAGCTCATATCGTAATGAAAGGGAATTTATCCACATCGCTTATTTTAAAAGCTGTGTTAAATAAAGAGCATGGTTTGCGTACGGGAAATGTTTTATCACACGTAGCTGTGTTTGATGTTCCTCACTATGACCGCCCTATTCTTGTAACAGATGCAGCTATGAATATTACGCCATCTCTGGAAGAGAAAGTTCAAATCATTCAAAACGCGGTGAACGTTGCTCACTCGATTGGGATAGAGGTGCCAAAGGTAGCTCCTGTTGCAGCGGTTGAAGTTGTGAACCCTTTGATGCCTGCCACAGTAGAGGCTGCACTTCTTACACAGATGAACCGCAGAGGACAAATTAAAGGCTGCGTTATTGATGGACCTTTAGCACTCGACAATGCCATTAACATAGAAGCAGCCAAGCAAAAAGGCATTCAAAGTGAAGTTGCCGGTCAAGCAGATATATTACTCGTTCCAGCAATTGAAACAGGGAACGTCTTATATAAATCCCTTATTTATTTTGCTAAAGCAAAAGTTGGAGCTATTCTAGCGGGGGCAAAAGCTCCGGTCGTCTTAACATCCAGAGCAGATTCATCAGAAAGTAAATTATACTCACTGGCGCTTGCTATAAGCGTCGCTCAACAGAATTCTTAG
- a CDS encoding sigma-54 interaction domain-containing protein: protein MQKVLIVGGGKGGLAILKILLETEFMKVIGVVDVRADAPAVLHAQEQDISTGMNWDPYMTKQLDVIVETTGKQGVFQQLQRSKPADALVVPGLVAEIMANLMEEKEELIQRLKQESYKYDLIFNAAHDAMVVIDKNGYITLFNQSAERLTNFSHRDVIGKHLHEVIPNSKLVDVLHTKTIDQNSEFVLDSGRKVITTRIPILDENRELFGAFSIFKDITDVVGLAEEVTNLKEVQTMLQAIIQSSEEAISVVDEEGRGILINPAYTRITGLKKTDIIGQPATADISEGDSMHMKVLQTRRPVRGVRMRLGPSKRDVVVNVAPVIVDGKLKGSVGVIHDMSEIQELTNELKRARQIIRTLEAKYSFADIIGQSEEFQLAIEQARLAAKTPATVLLRGESGTGKELFAHAIHNASSRKFNKFVRINCAALSESLLESELFGYEEGAFSGAKRGGKRGVFEEANNGSIFLDEIGELSAHMQAKLLRVLQEKELIRVGGTTPIPVNVRVIAATNVNLEKGMADGSIRQDLYYRLNKIPIHIPPLRKRKEDIGALVTHLITKINQDYGRHVEGVTERALQSLRSYDWPGNVRELENILGRAIIYMHYTETMIDSVHLPSLEGKGKKEKNQANEEVVFEGKTLAHMMENYEAELIQKVLIANKYNRTKTAKQLNISLRSLYYKLEKYNLANNSMQ, encoded by the coding sequence ATGCAAAAAGTGTTGATCGTTGGAGGAGGAAAAGGCGGATTAGCTATTCTGAAAATCTTGTTGGAAACAGAATTTATGAAAGTGATTGGTGTAGTAGACGTACGAGCTGACGCGCCGGCTGTTTTGCATGCGCAAGAACAAGATATTTCAACTGGAATGAATTGGGATCCTTATATGACAAAGCAGCTCGATGTCATTGTTGAAACAACAGGTAAACAAGGTGTTTTTCAACAATTGCAGAGAAGCAAACCTGCTGATGCACTGGTAGTTCCGGGATTGGTTGCTGAAATTATGGCCAATCTGATGGAGGAAAAAGAAGAGTTAATTCAGCGGTTAAAGCAAGAATCGTATAAATATGATCTTATTTTTAACGCGGCTCATGATGCGATGGTCGTGATTGATAAGAATGGATATATTACGCTATTTAATCAAAGCGCCGAGCGTTTGACGAACTTTTCACACAGAGATGTAATTGGTAAGCATCTTCATGAAGTTATTCCAAATAGTAAACTTGTTGATGTTCTTCATACAAAAACGATTGATCAAAATAGTGAATTTGTGTTAGATAGCGGACGGAAGGTCATTACGACTAGAATACCAATACTCGACGAGAATAGAGAGCTGTTTGGTGCCTTTTCGATTTTTAAAGATATTACGGACGTTGTCGGATTGGCAGAAGAAGTTACGAACTTAAAAGAAGTACAAACTATGCTTCAAGCTATTATTCAATCTTCTGAAGAAGCTATTTCGGTTGTCGATGAAGAAGGAAGAGGGATTTTAATTAATCCTGCTTATACGAGAATTACGGGTTTAAAAAAGACGGATATTATTGGTCAGCCCGCGACTGCCGATATCTCTGAAGGAGACAGTATGCACATGAAGGTGCTGCAAACAAGACGTCCTGTTCGAGGTGTAAGAATGAGGCTTGGTCCGAGTAAAAGAGACGTAGTTGTGAATGTTGCCCCCGTTATTGTCGATGGAAAATTAAAAGGCAGCGTTGGAGTTATTCATGATATGTCTGAAATTCAAGAGCTTACAAATGAACTCAAAAGAGCGCGTCAAATTATCCGAACGCTTGAAGCGAAATATTCATTTGCTGATATCATTGGTCAGTCTGAAGAATTTCAGTTAGCAATTGAGCAGGCTAGACTTGCTGCTAAAACACCAGCTACTGTTTTGCTTAGAGGTGAATCTGGGACGGGTAAGGAGCTGTTTGCACATGCGATTCATAATGCGAGCAGCCGAAAGTTTAATAAATTTGTTCGGATCAACTGTGCTGCACTTTCTGAGTCTTTGCTTGAAAGTGAACTTTTTGGGTATGAAGAAGGAGCTTTTTCCGGGGCAAAACGAGGCGGAAAACGAGGTGTTTTTGAAGAAGCCAATAACGGTAGCATCTTTTTGGATGAAATCGGGGAGCTTTCAGCTCATATGCAGGCTAAGCTGCTTCGAGTGCTTCAAGAAAAAGAGCTTATTCGCGTTGGAGGCACGACCCCTATTCCGGTGAATGTTCGCGTGATTGCAGCTACGAATGTGAATTTAGAAAAAGGAATGGCTGATGGAAGCATCAGACAGGACTTGTATTATCGGCTAAACAAAATTCCGATTCACATACCTCCTCTTCGGAAGAGAAAAGAGGATATTGGAGCGCTTGTTACACACTTAATTACAAAAATTAATCAAGATTACGGCCGACATGTTGAAGGGGTAACAGAGCGGGCCTTACAATCATTGAGATCATACGACTGGCCAGGAAACGTCAGAGAGCTTGAAAACATATTAGGAAGAGCTATTATTTATATGCACTATACGGAAACAATGATTGATTCTGTTCATCTCCCTTCACTTGAAGGCAAGGGCAAAAAAGAAAAAAATCAGGCGAATGAAGAGGTAGTATTCGAAGGGAAGACTTTAGCGCACATGATGGAAAATTATGAAGCTGAACTTATTCAAAAAGTGCTGATTGCAAACAAGTATAACCGAACGAAAACAGCAAAACAGCTCAATATTTCCCTGCGTTCTCTGTATTATAAGTTGGAAAAATACAATCTTGCAAATAACAGCATGCAATAA
- the spo0A gene encoding sporulation transcription factor Spo0A — MKKIKVCLVDDNRELIGLLEDYISEQEDMEVIGVAYNGQECLSILKDKDPDVLVLDIIMPHLDGLAVLGQLKEMKKENYPNVIMLTAFGQEDVTKKAVDLGAAYFILKPFDMENLVNHIRQVSGQTSSFMQRSSSSMRSHRDSKPANLDASITSIIHEIGVPAHIKGYLYLREAISMVYKDIELLGSITKVLYPDIAKKYNTTASRVERAIRHAIEVAWSRGNIDSISSLFGYTVSMSKAKPTNSEFIAMVADKLRLEHKAS; from the coding sequence TTGAAAAAAATTAAAGTATGCTTGGTTGATGATAATCGGGAACTAATTGGTTTGCTTGAAGATTATATTTCAGAGCAAGAAGACATGGAAGTAATCGGAGTAGCTTACAATGGACAAGAGTGTTTATCCATTTTAAAAGATAAAGATCCGGATGTTCTTGTATTAGACATTATTATGCCGCATCTAGATGGATTAGCAGTTTTAGGTCAGTTAAAAGAAATGAAAAAAGAAAATTATCCAAATGTCATCATGCTAACAGCATTTGGGCAAGAAGACGTAACGAAAAAAGCGGTTGATTTAGGAGCTGCTTATTTTATTCTAAAGCCGTTTGATATGGAAAACTTAGTGAATCATATTCGTCAAGTTAGCGGACAAACATCTTCATTTATGCAACGTTCATCTTCTTCCATGCGTTCGCATCGCGACAGCAAACCAGCAAATTTAGATGCAAGCATTACGAGCATCATTCACGAAATTGGTGTACCTGCTCATATTAAAGGCTATTTATATTTGAGAGAAGCCATTTCAATGGTATATAAGGATATTGAGCTGCTTGGGTCGATTACAAAAGTGCTGTATCCTGACATTGCAAAAAAATACAATACAACAGCAAGCCGCGTTGAGCGCGCCATTCGTCATGCCATTGAAGTAGCATGGAGCCGAGGGAACATTGATTCTATTTCTTCATTATTCGGATATACTGTCAGCATGTCAAAAGCAAAGCCGACAAATAGTGAATTTATCGCCATGGTTGCGGATAAATTACGCCTTGAACATAAAGCGAGTTGA
- a CDS encoding glycerophosphodiester phosphodiesterase — protein sequence MFVIGHRGAAGTFPENTMISFKEAARVGAHGIELDVHMTKDGELAVIHDEKVDRTTNGKGYVKDFTYQDLQKLDASYKFKKKYGVCKIPMLNEVMEWASSEGISVNIELKNNIFDYPYLEMKVLDLIYLYKMKDRTMISSFNHNSLARISSLDSTIETAILYSYPMYEPWVYAQHLGAKALHPNQRTVNEVNVAASKDCQIPVRPYTVNDVKVAEQLRKYGCESVITDYPEKMVKQFGGRFS from the coding sequence ATGTTTGTAATAGGTCATCGCGGCGCAGCTGGAACGTTTCCTGAAAATACGATGATTTCCTTCAAAGAAGCAGCGAGAGTCGGAGCACACGGAATTGAACTTGATGTGCATATGACAAAGGATGGAGAACTTGCTGTAATTCATGATGAAAAAGTAGATCGAACGACGAATGGAAAAGGGTATGTAAAAGATTTTACGTATCAAGATTTACAAAAATTAGATGCGAGCTATAAGTTCAAAAAAAAGTATGGAGTATGTAAAATTCCCATGTTAAATGAAGTAATGGAGTGGGCTTCAAGTGAAGGAATTAGCGTAAATATCGAGTTGAAAAACAATATATTTGACTATCCATACTTGGAAATGAAAGTCTTGGATTTAATTTATTTATACAAGATGAAGGATCGAACGATGATTTCATCTTTTAATCATAACAGCTTAGCCCGAATTAGTTCCCTGGATTCTACGATTGAAACAGCTATTTTATATTCTTATCCGATGTATGAGCCTTGGGTATATGCTCAGCATCTTGGCGCAAAAGCTCTTCACCCTAATCAGCGTACCGTTAATGAAGTAAATGTAGCCGCTTCAAAAGATTGTCAAATTCCAGTGCGACCTTACACAGTAAATGATGTAAAAGTAGCTGAGCAGCTTCGGAAATATGGATGTGAATCCGTTATTACCGATTATCCAGAAAAAATGGTGAAGCAATTTGGAGGGCGCTTTTCGTAA